One region of Dysidea avara chromosome 1, odDysAvar1.4, whole genome shotgun sequence genomic DNA includes:
- the LOC136266376 gene encoding serine-rich adhesin for platelets-like: protein METHYLLVLLLLLITLHNSEQVPVITNPPQDNVVCVGDEVNITCGYNFSVIIPPVWRINQKPYSPSDIMNHTMFELPMVTNSMDTILTVYTTDEMRNQTTFRCEFQLLQPVSSSVGKLTLMGPPTRPVIKVLERRLTSLVISWDTFSHPLCGDVTYNVTLSDGTAELVEEKTTTSNTISFTDLDNGTQYEVTVLAINNAGPATVVTTNVTTLTPSVPSPPSDLVVNLQFVDYKPVVIITWNVNASSLLHNMTEVEASNISLTGEDDMTTTFQVSPNTTTFKVSHNMTSDDNVSRHLDVGTDYIISVCSVNSVGCSETVSTSLAVRWLQSASVQLHPDNQSIYVSCNVTESTPTVKCLARLNCSTYDEVITSEVFTRHTEISVMTDTDYHISVLVVESQNSMPLENYSIVETVSVPKLTPEPNPTHQPQPSSTQQLISTQQPSSTQQPSSTQQPEPTQQPEPGTSSSSFLDENATIYIAALCAVIGVITVLLVIVSCCLCVLRRKSRRKMNFLSSDMETKIVHLDRSSSPSSRSTSESFKDQSDMPAYTEVVELKKPKRKSSKSVEIPTYNEVSEFKSPLPTYSEVADFKKLGEKSPTRTSSESTEPQKLTIPDTYAVVDMTKKHNKSNYVELARFDDQRLTVMPVSVPEVTYSDVKVDLSKKENSS from the exons ATGGAAACACATTATCTACTtgttttgttgttattgttgatcACACTACACAACTCTGAACAAG TTCCTGTTATTACTAATCCGCCACAAGataatgtagtgtgtgttggAGATGAAGTTAACATCACTTGTGGATATAACTTCAGTGTTATAATACCACCAGTTTGGAGAATTAATCAAAAACCATATTCCCCTAGCGACATTATGAACCACACCATGTTTGAGTTACCAATGGTTACCAACAGTATGGACACAATATTAACGGTGTATACCACTGATGAAATGAGAAATCAAACAACTTTTCGCTGTGAATTTCAACTTTTGCAACCTGTATCGAGTTCTGTTGGCAAGCTTACTCTCATGG GTCCCCCAACCCGACCAGTTATCAAGGTATTAGAAAGGAGACTGACCTCACTGGTAATATCATGGGACACATTCAGCCATCCCTTATGTGGTGATGTGACATACAATGTGACCTTATCTGATGGGACAGCAGAACTGGTGGAGGAGAAAACCACTACTAGTAATACTATCAGTTTCACTGATCTTGATAATGGTACTCAATATGAAGTGACAGTGTTGGCTATTAACAATGCTGGACCAGCAACTGTTGTTACTACTAATGTAACCACCTTAACTCCTTCAG TACCGTCTCCTCCAAGTGATTTGGTAGTCAACTTACAATTTGTTGATTACAAGCCTGTTGTTATCATAACCTGGAATGTTAAT GCATCATCATTGTTACATAACATGACTGAGGTGGAGGCCTCAAACATCTCTTTGACTGGTGAAGATGATATGACAACTACCTTCCAAGTATCACCTAATACAACTACCTTCAAAGTGTCACATAATATGACATCGGATGATAATGTTTCCAGACATCTTGATGTTGGAACAGATTACATCATTTCTGTTTGTAGTGTGAACAGTGTGGGATGTAGTGAGACAGTTAGTACTTCATtag CTGTACGATGGCTCCAGTCAGCATCAGTTCAGTTACATCCAGACAACCAGTCCATCTATGTTTCATGTAATGTGACTGAGTCAACTCCAACAGTTAAGTGTTTAGCAAGACTGAACTGTTCTACATATGATGAGGTCATCACTTCTGAAGTGTTCACCAGACATACTGAAATATCAGTCATGACTGATACTGACTATCACATTTCTGTGCTGGTAGTTGAATCACAAAACAGTATGCCACTGGAGAATTACAGTATAGTAGAAACTGTCTCTGTACCAAAACTTACACCAGAGCCGAATCCCACACACCAAccacagccaagctcaacacaacagctgatctcaacacaacagccaagctcaacacaacagccaagctcaacacaacagcctgAACCAACACAACAGCCAGAACCTGGAACATCCT CTTCTTCATTCCTTGATGAAAATGCTACAATATACATTGCTGCATTGTGTGCAGTTATTGGTGTTATCACTGTATTGCTGGTCATCGTATCTTGCTGTTTGTGTGTATTAAGAAGAAAGAGCCGAA GAAAGATGAATTTCCTGTCATCTGACATGGAAACAAAAAT AGTCCATCTTGACCGATCATCATCACCCAGCTCCAGATCTACTAGTGAATCTTTTAAGGATCAGAGTGAT ATGCCAGCGTATACTGAAGTTGTAGAGTTGAAAAAACCA AAAAGAAAATCTTCTAAAAGTGTAgag ATACCAACATACAATGAAGTTTCAGAATTCAAAAGCCCG tTGCCGACATACAGTGAAGTTGCAGACTTCAAAAAGCTG ggAGAAAAATCACCGACAAGAACTTCTAGTGAATCAACAGAACCACAAAAG CTGACAATACCAGACACTTATGCAGTAGTTGACATGACAAAG AAACACAACAAGAGCAACTATGTGGAGTTGGCACGTTTTGATGACCAGAGACTCACAGTCATGCCTGTATCAGTACCAGAAGTGACTTATTCAGATGTGAAGGTTGACTTGAG TAAAAAAGAGAACTCCTCATAG